In a genomic window of Nodosilinea sp. E11:
- the urtE gene encoding urea ABC transporter ATP-binding subunit UrtE, whose protein sequence is MTTTLPTVTRQDPMTAPMLQVSGLNFYYGESHILRDVAMTIPKGQMVCLIGRNGVGKTTMLKNIMGVLRPRTGEIRFEGQVVNSLTPDRRARLGIGYVPQGREVIPRLTVRENLLIGQEALGNRGKAGKAVPEEIYELFPVLKTMLDRMGGDLSGGQQQQLAIARAIMGQPKLLVLDEPTEGIQPSIILDIEAAVKKIVRTTGISVLLVEQHLHFVRQADYYYAMQRGGIVAHGPTSELTNDIIQEFLAV, encoded by the coding sequence ATGACCACCACCCTCCCCACCGTCACTCGCCAAGACCCTATGACCGCCCCAATGCTTCAGGTCTCGGGGCTAAACTTTTACTACGGTGAAAGCCATATTTTGCGCGATGTGGCCATGACCATTCCTAAGGGGCAGATGGTCTGTCTGATTGGCCGCAATGGCGTGGGCAAAACCACGATGCTGAAAAATATTATGGGGGTGTTGCGGCCTCGCACCGGCGAAATTCGCTTTGAGGGGCAGGTGGTCAACAGCCTCACCCCCGATCGCCGGGCGCGCTTGGGCATTGGCTATGTGCCCCAGGGGCGCGAAGTGATTCCCCGCCTGACGGTGCGCGAAAATTTACTCATTGGTCAGGAGGCTCTGGGAAACCGGGGCAAAGCGGGCAAAGCAGTGCCCGAGGAAATCTACGAGCTGTTTCCGGTGCTCAAGACCATGCTCGATCGCATGGGGGGCGACCTCAGTGGTGGTCAGCAGCAGCAGTTAGCGATCGCCCGCGCAATCATGGGCCAGCCCAAGCTGCTAGTACTCGACGAACCCACCGAAGGCATTCAGCCCTCGATCATTCTCGACATTGAGGCGGCGGTGAAAAAGATCGTTCGCACCACCGGCATTTCAGTGCTGCTGGTCGAGCAACACCTGCACTTTGTCCGTCAGGCAGACTATTACTACGCGATGCAGCGGGGCGGCATTGTTGCCCACGGCCCCACCAGCGAACTCACTAACGACATTATTCAAGAATTTTTGGCGGTGTAG
- a CDS encoding diguanylate cyclase domain-containing protein produces the protein MIARLKQLLGKLPLQTAITIPFALQVAVAVGAVAYFSYKNSQIVVYNLVAQVKNELTARILEQLEDTLAQPNLVNQLNGGSLLEGDINLLTGQGEKQLWRQAIIFSSINLIYCATEADGAFLGVGRSEGGVGDTLQIQLANASVNRYFHYYETEANGARGPLQRIGDQPYDPRLRPWYQAAKAAGQPTWSPIYADFETMLPTITAAAPVYEPTSGNLLGVCATDVILSEDLNAFLRSLHISPTGLAFIVERSGLLVASSSPEPIIAEQDETLMLIQAADSKDTVIRGTVQYLMGTGLDWEHGEKQQHRVWINQERYSLQTESFIDDFGLDWILVLVIPENDFMGQINDNNKTTLVLYLLALVLTGLSGLVLAQWMTRPLRKLSDRARHLALGQWDEPIEIGRSDAIGDLSRSLAAMAQQLKEVFTTLEQRVELRNQELVQLNQELQRLAHVDGLTQAANRRYFDSFLAQEWQRLAREQQPLSLLMCDADYFKSFNDTYGHQAGDRCLQQLAQVFQQAIHRPADLVARYGGEEFAIVLPHTDLMGAIHLAQSICAAVRALSIPHKNSPLEQITISIGIATAIPSAIYQTRDLVAAADQALYLAKEKGRNGYCIAPQLRQLSPE, from the coding sequence ATGATCGCAAGACTCAAACAACTGCTGGGTAAGCTGCCGTTGCAGACAGCCATTACGATTCCCTTTGCCCTTCAGGTGGCGGTGGCGGTGGGGGCGGTAGCCTACTTCTCTTACAAAAATAGTCAGATAGTGGTCTACAACTTGGTCGCCCAGGTCAAAAATGAGCTGACGGCGCGCATTCTTGAACAGCTCGAAGATACCCTGGCTCAGCCCAACCTGGTTAATCAGCTCAACGGCGGCTCTTTACTAGAAGGCGACATCAACTTGCTCACCGGGCAAGGGGAAAAGCAGCTGTGGCGACAGGCCATAATTTTCTCTTCGATTAATTTGATCTATTGTGCCACTGAGGCTGACGGCGCTTTTTTGGGAGTAGGTCGTTCAGAGGGAGGGGTTGGTGATACCCTGCAAATTCAACTGGCTAATGCCTCGGTAAATCGCTACTTTCACTATTACGAGACCGAGGCCAACGGTGCGCGAGGGCCGTTGCAACGCATTGGCGATCAGCCCTACGACCCCCGACTACGCCCCTGGTATCAGGCAGCCAAAGCAGCGGGTCAGCCCACCTGGAGCCCGATCTATGCTGACTTTGAGACCATGCTGCCCACCATTACTGCCGCTGCGCCGGTCTATGAGCCAACCAGCGGCAATTTGTTGGGGGTCTGCGCCACCGATGTAATTTTGTCAGAGGATCTAAACGCTTTTTTGCGCAGCCTACATATCAGCCCCACCGGCCTGGCCTTTATTGTGGAGCGATCGGGATTGTTAGTGGCCAGTTCTAGCCCAGAGCCCATTATCGCCGAGCAAGACGAAACCCTCATGCTGATCCAGGCCGCCGACAGTAAAGATACCGTGATTCGCGGTACGGTGCAGTACCTAATGGGGACGGGCCTTGATTGGGAGCATGGGGAAAAGCAACAGCACCGTGTTTGGATTAATCAAGAGCGCTATTCTCTTCAAACCGAGTCTTTTATTGATGATTTTGGCCTCGACTGGATTTTAGTTTTGGTCATCCCTGAAAACGATTTTATGGGGCAAATTAATGACAACAATAAAACTACGCTAGTGCTGTATCTATTGGCCCTGGTGCTAACGGGCCTTAGCGGATTGGTGCTAGCCCAGTGGATGACACGACCCCTACGGAAACTTAGCGATCGCGCTCGTCACCTGGCCCTAGGCCAATGGGATGAACCAATCGAAATTGGGCGGTCGGATGCGATCGGTGACCTGTCCCGGTCCTTAGCTGCTATGGCCCAGCAGCTTAAGGAAGTGTTCACCACCCTAGAGCAACGGGTCGAACTCCGGAACCAAGAACTCGTGCAGCTCAACCAGGAACTCCAGCGTCTGGCCCACGTCGATGGACTGACCCAAGCCGCCAATCGTCGCTATTTTGATAGCTTTTTAGCCCAAGAGTGGCAGCGCCTAGCCCGCGAACAGCAGCCCCTGAGCCTGTTAATGTGTGATGCCGACTACTTCAAATCCTTCAACGACACCTACGGCCACCAGGCGGGCGATCGCTGTCTGCAACAGCTGGCACAGGTATTTCAGCAGGCGATTCACCGTCCAGCCGATCTGGTAGCTCGTTACGGTGGAGAAGAATTTGCCATTGTCTTACCCCACACTGACCTGATGGGAGCGATTCACCTGGCCCAGTCGATCTGCGCAGCGGTCAGAGCGTTGTCTATTCCCCACAAGAACTCTCCTCTAGAGCAAATAACCATCAGCATCGGCATCGCCACGGCAATCCCAAGCGCTATCTATCAAACTCGCGATCTGGTGGCCGCCGCTGACCAGGCACTCTATCTCGCCAAAGAGAAAGGGCGCAACGGCTACTGCATTGCCCCTCAGTTAAGGCAGCTTTCCCCTGAGTAG
- a CDS encoding EAL domain-containing protein, producing MAALFNSNLSVHSDGAAPIAPAPSNILSSTSDASSSDSGASEDETLGDLVDAIPAVLPPQASIHGAVQVMQAQGLSCVVVAEGGTILGLFTEQEVLDAVATGLDATATPISLCRVPQVPILRPNDSIGEALRVMQAANLRYLLVVDQQGQLCGLVPRQRLLQSVIDRGQRLAWEATAPSPSFEPPESGADLLSLGVQESHLPVSESAGSPFSDPLSDRGLTVLTHVHYQLLGQAGQNRLRVLTRCLKLLGQASEAVGAALFEIHLDGSGTTLTSLRAAWHRLGTPAVDHGDLQLLPLGRVQRWHEVLARGGMLTGAIASFPAAEQTLLRALGGENVLILPLRCHGQYFGFLVFSRRGDAPLWPVATVKLLRTASMSLSLACEQHTMQSCLRQTQSAFASLFHHSPDPMAVTTFPEGRHLLVNASYARWLGRASAEIIGRRPADLGMVHDRRQFAQLRRQIRDRGMIQNIEIDSRLTNGKTRTLLVSSELTQLNDQTCLLSIGKDITDRKVIQATLSAAEARFRAIFEQINVGMCQANLAGQVMDVNPGMCQMLGFSREELLTKSFPEFTHPDDLALDLSHYNRLLAGELDSFTIEKRYCHKHGGYVWISLMVCLVRNDDGEPLFSIGVSQDISERKRGEAERKLEEAERQAAEKALQTSHRRINNILESITDAFFALDQQWQFTYLNQRAEQFLRRSRHQVLGQNLWYEFPEVLGTQLSKELRRAMTERVSLTFEEDMASSDSWCEFHVYPSQEGLAVYFQDITSRKRAVEQIEHQIRREQALNRVVQAIRQSLDLDVIFDTAAREIALLLQADHVDIQMRQPADGRWRVLAEHREDDQLPSLLHHTLSDHTPVALSLNRLEIVQFAPGQGHPTGCADDPLEMLPGGWLLVPLHITGPLPWGCLGIHRRATQPEVAVEPWKASEIELVQTVADQLAIALAQAQTLAQAQAELRERQRAEARLKEAQRIAHTGNWELSLAQQHLTWSEEMFRIYGLNLHQPPPSIEDQLAALEDGDRPRWRQQLALASSTGQPLNLEGAILRPDGQRRFVQLLGQAQRNAAGEIISLVGTLTDITERKLIEDRLAYEALHDPLTGSPNRAFFMEQLNAAVQTAKTLDQAIFAVLFIDLDRFKVINDSLGHLVGDQLLIDCAQRLSSVVREGDLVARLGGDEFAILLNPIAIIDDALAVAQRIHQVLQPPLVLEGREIFISASVGIASNLTGAVEAVDFLRDADTAMYRAKENGRGRSALFDPAMHEQVATRLTLENDLQRAIARQELALHYQPIVDLTHHQLIGFEALVRWHHPRWGPIPPGTFVPLAEETGLILAIGEWTQLAACQQLQRWRQHLPAAQDLIMSVNLSVKQFAHPRLIATIDETLATTGLSSQYLRLEITESALIENAQTAESILQALRDRGIQLGIDDFGTGYSSLSMVHQFPMQILKIDRSFIQSMESDPRGVAMVQAILALAQSLGMAAIAEGVETESQLHQLRQLGCPYAQGYCFSKPLPAPEAEYLLVHWPIGPSSAQSPSAQPSYSGESCLN from the coding sequence ATGGCCGCTCTGTTTAACTCAAATCTTTCTGTGCACAGCGATGGTGCTGCGCCGATTGCCCCAGCTCCGTCCAACATTCTGTCTAGCACTTCAGACGCCTCTAGCTCCGATAGTGGGGCCTCAGAAGATGAGACCTTAGGTGACCTGGTAGATGCAATCCCAGCGGTGTTGCCTCCCCAGGCCTCGATTCATGGGGCTGTCCAGGTGATGCAAGCGCAGGGGCTAAGTTGCGTGGTCGTTGCGGAGGGCGGCACTATTTTGGGCCTCTTTACCGAACAGGAAGTGCTCGATGCTGTCGCTACGGGCCTCGATGCAACGGCTACACCTATCAGCCTATGCCGGGTGCCTCAGGTGCCTATTTTGCGCCCTAACGACAGTATTGGCGAGGCGTTGCGGGTGATGCAGGCCGCTAACCTGCGCTATCTCCTCGTCGTAGATCAGCAGGGGCAGCTCTGCGGTCTGGTGCCCCGTCAGCGACTGCTTCAGTCGGTCATCGATCGGGGACAGCGGCTGGCCTGGGAGGCTACGGCCCCAAGCCCATCCTTTGAACCGCCCGAATCCGGCGCTGACCTACTGTCCCTAGGGGTGCAAGAGAGCCACCTGCCAGTAAGCGAGTCCGCCGGATCACCGTTCTCCGATCCCCTCTCCGATCGCGGGCTGACGGTGTTGACCCATGTTCACTACCAGTTGCTAGGCCAGGCGGGACAAAACCGGCTGCGGGTTTTAACCCGCTGTCTCAAGCTGCTGGGCCAGGCCAGTGAGGCCGTGGGGGCGGCTCTGTTTGAAATCCATCTCGACGGTAGCGGCACCACCTTAACCAGTCTGCGCGCTGCGTGGCATCGGCTGGGAACACCTGCCGTTGACCACGGCGATCTACAGCTGCTGCCCCTAGGTCGGGTGCAGCGGTGGCACGAGGTGCTGGCCCGTGGCGGCATGCTAACCGGCGCGATCGCCAGCTTTCCGGCGGCAGAGCAGACGCTGCTGCGCGCGCTGGGCGGCGAAAATGTGCTCATATTGCCCCTGCGCTGCCACGGGCAGTATTTTGGCTTTTTGGTGTTTAGTCGCCGGGGCGATGCCCCATTGTGGCCCGTGGCCACGGTCAAGCTGCTGCGGACCGCGTCGATGAGCCTATCGCTGGCCTGCGAGCAGCACACGATGCAGTCTTGTCTGCGCCAGACCCAGAGCGCCTTTGCTAGTCTGTTTCACCACAGCCCCGACCCCATGGCGGTGACCACCTTTCCCGAAGGACGGCACCTGTTGGTTAACGCTAGCTATGCCCGTTGGCTGGGGCGGGCTAGCGCCGAAATTATTGGTCGACGACCGGCAGATCTGGGTATGGTGCACGACCGGCGGCAGTTCGCCCAGCTGCGACGTCAAATTCGCGATCGCGGCATGATTCAAAACATTGAAATTGACTCGCGCCTGACCAACGGGAAAACCCGTACCCTACTGGTGTCCTCGGAGCTGACCCAGCTCAATGACCAGACCTGCTTGCTCTCGATCGGCAAAGACATCACCGATCGCAAGGTGATTCAGGCCACCCTCAGCGCCGCTGAAGCTCGGTTTCGGGCAATTTTTGAGCAGATTAATGTGGGTATGTGCCAAGCCAACCTGGCTGGACAGGTGATGGATGTCAACCCTGGAATGTGCCAAATGCTGGGCTTTAGTCGCGAGGAACTGCTCACCAAGTCGTTTCCAGAATTTACTCACCCCGACGACTTGGCCCTCGATTTGTCCCACTACAATCGGCTTCTGGCTGGAGAACTGGACTCATTCACCATTGAAAAGCGCTACTGCCATAAGCATGGTGGCTATGTGTGGATATCGCTAATGGTCTGCCTGGTGCGCAACGATGACGGGGAGCCGCTGTTTAGCATTGGGGTGTCTCAAGATATCAGCGAGCGTAAACGCGGCGAGGCCGAACGCAAGCTAGAAGAAGCAGAACGCCAGGCCGCTGAGAAGGCGCTACAAACCTCTCACCGACGCATCAACAATATTCTCGAGAGTATTACCGATGCCTTTTTTGCCCTCGATCAGCAGTGGCAGTTTACCTACCTAAACCAGCGGGCTGAGCAGTTTTTGCGGCGATCGCGCCACCAAGTGCTGGGGCAAAACCTGTGGTACGAGTTTCCCGAAGTGCTGGGGACTCAGCTGTCTAAAGAGCTGCGCCGAGCTATGACCGAGCGGGTCAGTCTCACCTTTGAAGAAGATATGGCCTCTTCCGACAGCTGGTGTGAGTTTCATGTCTACCCCAGCCAGGAAGGACTGGCCGTGTACTTTCAAGACATCACCAGCCGCAAGCGAGCCGTCGAGCAGATTGAGCATCAGATTCGGCGTGAACAGGCGCTCAATCGGGTGGTGCAGGCCATTCGTCAGTCCCTCGACCTCGACGTTATTTTTGACACCGCTGCGCGTGAAATCGCCCTGCTGCTCCAGGCTGACCACGTCGATATTCAGATGCGTCAGCCTGCCGACGGTCGCTGGCGGGTGCTAGCTGAGCATCGCGAAGATGACCAATTGCCCAGCCTGCTGCACCACACCCTGAGCGATCACACCCCTGTGGCCCTCAGCCTCAACCGACTGGAGATTGTGCAGTTTGCTCCAGGACAGGGACATCCGACCGGCTGTGCAGACGACCCACTAGAAATGCTACCGGGCGGGTGGTTACTGGTGCCGTTGCATATCACCGGACCTCTACCCTGGGGCTGTCTCGGCATTCACCGCCGGGCCACCCAGCCCGAAGTTGCGGTCGAACCCTGGAAGGCATCAGAGATTGAACTGGTGCAAACCGTCGCTGACCAACTGGCGATCGCCCTGGCCCAGGCCCAAACCTTGGCCCAAGCCCAGGCCGAATTGCGCGAGCGTCAGCGGGCTGAGGCCCGCCTCAAAGAGGCCCAGCGCATTGCCCACACCGGCAACTGGGAGCTGTCGCTGGCCCAGCAGCACCTCACCTGGTCTGAGGAAATGTTTCGCATCTACGGCCTAAATCTCCATCAGCCGCCGCCGTCGATCGAGGATCAGCTGGCGGCTCTGGAGGACGGCGATCGCCCCCGATGGCGGCAGCAGCTAGCCCTGGCCAGCTCTACCGGTCAGCCCTTAAACCTAGAAGGGGCAATTTTGCGGCCCGACGGCCAGCGCCGCTTTGTGCAGTTGCTGGGTCAAGCCCAACGCAATGCCGCTGGGGAAATCATCAGCTTGGTCGGCACTCTCACGGATATTACCGAGCGCAAACTCATTGAAGATCGTCTCGCCTACGAAGCCCTCCACGACCCCCTCACCGGATCACCCAACCGCGCCTTTTTCATGGAGCAGCTTAACGCTGCCGTGCAAACTGCTAAGACCCTAGATCAGGCGATCTTTGCGGTACTGTTTATCGATCTCGATCGATTCAAGGTGATTAACGACAGTCTGGGCCATCTAGTCGGCGATCAGCTGCTGATCGACTGTGCCCAGCGCCTCAGCTCGGTGGTGCGAGAGGGCGATCTGGTGGCCCGTCTCGGCGGCGACGAATTTGCTATTTTGCTCAACCCCATCGCCATCATTGACGATGCCCTAGCTGTAGCCCAACGGATTCATCAGGTGTTGCAGCCTCCCCTGGTGCTGGAGGGGCGCGAAATTTTTATCAGCGCTAGCGTGGGTATTGCCTCCAATCTCACCGGGGCGGTAGAAGCCGTCGACTTTTTGCGCGATGCCGATACGGCCATGTACCGGGCCAAGGAAAATGGCCGGGGTCGATCGGCCCTGTTTGACCCCGCCATGCATGAGCAGGTGGCTACCCGTCTCACCCTCGAAAATGACCTCCAGCGGGCGATCGCCCGCCAAGAACTGGCTCTCCATTACCAGCCCATTGTCGATTTGACCCATCACCAGCTGATCGGCTTTGAGGCGTTAGTGCGCTGGCATCATCCCCGCTGGGGGCCAATTCCCCCCGGCACCTTTGTTCCCCTGGCCGAAGAAACTGGGCTAATTTTAGCCATTGGCGAATGGACCCAACTGGCTGCCTGCCAACAGCTCCAGCGGTGGCGTCAGCACCTGCCCGCTGCCCAAGATTTGATCATGAGCGTCAACCTGTCAGTGAAACAATTTGCCCATCCTCGCCTGATTGCCACCATTGACGAGACCCTGGCCACCACCGGCCTCAGCAGCCAGTATCTACGGCTTGAAATTACCGAAAGCGCCCTGATTGAGAATGCTCAAACTGCCGAGTCGATTCTGCAAGCCCTGCGCGATCGCGGCATTCAGCTGGGCATTGACGATTTTGGTACGGGCTACTCCTCCTTGAGCATGGTGCACCAGTTTCCCATGCAGATTCTCAAGATCGATCGGTCCTTTATTCAGTCGATGGAGAGCGATCCTCGTGGCGTGGCTATGGTTCAGGCTATTTTGGCCCTGGCTCAGAGTCTGGGCATGGCCGCGATCGCCGAGGGCGTCGAAACCGAGAGCCAACTCCACCAGCTGCGCCAACTGGGCTGTCCCTACGCCCAGGGTTACTGTTTTTCTAAACCGTTACCCGCCCCCGAGGCCGAGTACCTGCTGGTGCATTGGCCGATCGGCCCTAGTAGCGCTCAGTCCCCAAGCGCTCAGCCCAGCTACTCAGGGGAAAGCTGCCTTAACTGA
- the urtD gene encoding urea ABC transporter ATP-binding protein UrtD — protein sequence MSTKVLEIKDVTVSFDGFKAINNLNFSMDEGELRVIIGPNGAGKTTFLDVISGKTKPTEGAAYFKGQDLRKYKEHEISRLGIGRKFQTPRVYLNLTPRENLDLSCNREKNVFSTLFKKAPSAEKRTVGGLLETIGLDHKADIPAALLSHGEKQWLEIGMLVAQSPDLLLVDEPVAGLTDEETEQTGKLLMSLAESHSIVVIEHDMEFVRQIARQVTVLHQGSVLCEGTMDQVQNDPKVIEVYLGKETTLTPEQMLLLRIAATMAWADDNFADVQQEVILDRLSRKFAHAPEEQAGLRDDLKDLLATEIPLEDLVPQLATPAQREEALMLSYEVISSNQINQTEAAVYQKLLNLLGLPPETVSRLEAAALEELAARG from the coding sequence ATGAGCACCAAAGTTTTAGAGATCAAAGACGTCACCGTCAGCTTTGATGGCTTTAAGGCCATCAACAACCTCAACTTCAGCATGGATGAAGGTGAACTGCGGGTGATCATTGGCCCCAACGGCGCAGGCAAAACCACCTTCTTAGACGTGATCAGTGGCAAGACTAAACCCACCGAGGGCGCAGCTTATTTCAAAGGTCAAGACCTGCGCAAATACAAAGAGCACGAGATCTCGCGCCTAGGCATTGGCCGCAAGTTTCAAACCCCCCGCGTCTACCTCAACCTCACCCCCCGCGAAAACCTCGACCTCTCCTGCAACCGCGAGAAAAACGTCTTCTCAACCCTGTTCAAAAAAGCCCCCAGCGCCGAAAAACGCACTGTCGGTGGTCTGCTCGAAACCATTGGCCTCGACCATAAGGCCGACATTCCCGCCGCCCTGCTTTCCCACGGCGAAAAGCAGTGGCTGGAGATCGGCATGCTGGTGGCCCAGTCGCCCGACCTGCTGCTAGTGGATGAGCCGGTAGCGGGCCTGACTGACGAAGAGACCGAGCAAACTGGCAAGCTGCTGATGTCACTGGCCGAAAGCCACTCCATTGTGGTGATCGAGCACGACATGGAGTTTGTGCGCCAGATTGCCCGCCAGGTTACCGTGCTGCACCAGGGCAGCGTGCTGTGTGAAGGCACCATGGATCAGGTGCAGAACGACCCCAAAGTGATTGAGGTCTACCTGGGCAAAGAAACCACCCTTACCCCCGAACAGATGCTGCTGCTGCGCATTGCCGCCACGATGGCCTGGGCCGACGACAACTTTGCTGACGTACAGCAAGAGGTCATTTTAGACCGCCTCAGCCGCAAGTTTGCCCACGCCCCCGAAGAGCAGGCCGGGCTGCGCGACGATCTCAAAGATCTATTGGCCACCGAAATTCCCCTAGAAGATTTGGTGCCCCAACTCGCAACCCCGGCCCAGCGCGAAGAAGCGCTGATGCTCAGCTACGAAGTGATCAGCTCCAACCAGATCAACCAAACTGAAGCGGCAGTCTACCAAAAGCTTCTAAACCTGCTGGGTCTACCGCCCGAAACCGTCAGCCGTCTGGAAGCCGCCGCCCTTGAAGAGCTAGCGGCAAGAGGGTAG
- a CDS encoding GTP-binding protein, producing the protein MPSPLLQRARQTLTEAVSRYSAALQGSPDPGAAHHQAAVKNSLGQLQTLTAKLESRCLRVAVFGLVSRGKSAVINALVGESLLETGPLHGVTRWPRSVYWQLPVEGDLPWQVELVDTPGLDEVGGDLRADMAQTVANQADLIVFVVAGDITPLEYEALLELQRSQKPLLLVFNKIDLYPEVDRQAVHRTLQTLRNDLDQSHPSAPLAVEDLVMVAASPAPLKVRVEWPDGRTSEDWEPQPPQIEPLRQALLTIVTQDGPALVALNALRSARSIEGEMVGHVTQLHGDRADETIWQFAKYKAAAVALNPIAGLDLLGGIVIDLVMIRTLARLYGFPITGHEAGRLWRAILKSSGTLVLSEVGSGLLGAGKTTAALFTLVDSASGVMALAGAITAQASAAGYGSYTVGQAAKTYLEQGCTWGPEGVSATLATLLRDTDTSATLARLRHEVAADLVEATAPRG; encoded by the coding sequence ATGCCCTCACCCCTGCTTCAGCGCGCCCGCCAAACCTTGACCGAGGCCGTTTCACGCTACTCTGCTGCCCTCCAGGGTAGCCCCGACCCAGGGGCGGCCCACCATCAGGCCGCCGTCAAGAACAGTCTGGGCCAGCTTCAGACCCTGACTGCCAAGCTAGAGTCGCGCTGCTTGCGGGTGGCGGTCTTTGGCCTCGTTAGCCGGGGCAAATCGGCGGTGATCAATGCCCTAGTCGGCGAGAGCCTGCTCGAAACCGGCCCGCTCCACGGGGTCACCCGCTGGCCCCGCTCGGTCTACTGGCAGCTGCCGGTCGAGGGCGATCTGCCCTGGCAAGTAGAGCTGGTGGATACCCCCGGTCTCGATGAGGTCGGCGGCGATCTGCGGGCCGATATGGCCCAAACCGTAGCTAACCAGGCCGATTTGATTGTATTTGTGGTAGCTGGAGACATTACCCCGCTGGAGTATGAGGCCTTGCTCGAACTCCAGCGGAGCCAAAAGCCCTTACTGCTGGTCTTCAACAAAATTGACCTGTACCCCGAGGTCGATCGCCAGGCGGTGCACCGCACTCTGCAAACGCTGCGAAACGACCTAGATCAAAGCCATCCCAGCGCTCCGCTAGCCGTAGAGGACCTGGTCATGGTCGCGGCTAGCCCCGCGCCGCTTAAGGTTCGAGTTGAGTGGCCCGATGGCCGCACCAGCGAAGACTGGGAACCTCAGCCGCCTCAGATTGAGCCCTTGCGCCAGGCGCTGCTGACGATTGTGACCCAGGATGGCCCCGCCCTAGTCGCCCTCAACGCCCTGCGTAGCGCCCGCTCGATCGAAGGTGAGATGGTGGGTCATGTCACCCAGCTCCACGGCGATCGCGCCGACGAAACCATTTGGCAGTTTGCTAAGTACAAGGCCGCCGCTGTGGCCCTCAACCCCATCGCTGGGCTAGACCTGCTGGGTGGCATCGTCATCGACCTGGTGATGATTCGCACCCTGGCGCGGCTCTACGGCTTTCCCATTACCGGCCACGAGGCGGGGCGGCTGTGGCGGGCTATTCTCAAAAGCTCAGGCACGCTGGTGCTCAGTGAGGTGGGCAGTGGCCTGCTAGGGGCAGGCAAAACTACTGCCGCCCTATTCACTCTAGTTGACAGTGCCTCGGGGGTCATGGCTTTGGCTGGGGCCATCACCGCCCAGGCCAGTGCCGCAGGTTATGGCTCCTACACCGTGGGCCAAGCCGCCAAAACTTACCTAGAGCAGGGCTGTACCTGGGGGCCAGAGGGGGTCAGCGCCACCCTAGCCACCCTGCTCAGAGATACCGATACCTCGGCCACCCTGGCTCGTCTGCGCCACGAGGTTGCCGCCGATTTAGTAGAAGCTACTGCCCCGAGGGGTTAG